The following are from one region of the Prevotella sp. HUN102 genome:
- a CDS encoding outer membrane beta-barrel protein: MENYLNRKANNFLAVVLCLLLATLPANAKDTEHAIQGRVVENITGEAIPALVTLMTADSTVIDTVTATLEEDPYMGGSVAFYVFKKVLPTGRYILKASYAGYHDTFVNCEIRSSREAFISVKPIRMPKIKQRELDEVVVVATKVKMVMKGDTIVYNADAFNLAEGSMLDALISRLPNTTLTKDGEIYVNGKYVQSLLVNGQEFFAGNPKLALENLPSYTVNKVKVYDQEGSASRMMGKDMGDKSYVMDVRLKKEYSVGYMGNIEAGIGTEKRYQARAFGMKFSEKERLGAFVNMNNLNDNQRAALSGEWSPQDVGNGLLTTKSAGVSYIRFLNNMFSWFSTDNTWTHTNANIQSVSNSQTFLTGGDAYQYSRNVFMNSSDNWQTNNSLLIEGDSYSTTNFLKASYLRKNGLGNIETETSDETSPLNRMLSANSLKSDNFDFSAEHSSRYKVIADLIRWGVSLKLNRNTQENFAMDDLQGLTGLKPRDYRNNYLDALNQSLRLSSNISYDYGIGNIHLQPGYQYTYNYIKTENLLYRLDKLSGRDSSRYDLLPSAIDALKNVIDHNNTYQYREYRNEHRFNFHYMNLHSKFLNAEVLVNLPLRLAHAHLYYDRMGRHNVVRNRWFFEPDLWLKGEKDWDFTAKMYSELPDLTAMVGYRDDSNPLNIMLGNPELKDIHHYEVNAGKTFRGANQLNLSIRMGYHRIDNATAYALTFDRQTGISTLQPMSVDGNWNYNFGMDFSRALDKNRKFTISNQFLADYNHNVDMATVAGGTESQRSIVNNWRIGDNLKVNYRPNDRYEFTLHGGGNYYFISSKRNGFENIHAGDYNVGMNAQIELPLDFQLTTDITMFARRGYQQSEMNTTDWVWNAQLTRDIIKGKLLAKLQGFDLLHQLSNTQYLMNAQGRTETWRNSIPRYVMLTLAYRFNVNPKR; encoded by the coding sequence ATGGAAAACTACCTAAACAGAAAAGCAAACAATTTTCTCGCCGTTGTGCTTTGCCTTTTGCTCGCCACACTCCCTGCGAACGCCAAGGACACAGAGCACGCCATACAGGGAAGAGTGGTTGAGAACATTACCGGAGAGGCAATCCCTGCCCTCGTTACCCTGATGACGGCCGACAGCACCGTGATAGACACCGTTACGGCAACACTCGAAGAAGACCCGTATATGGGCGGATCGGTGGCTTTCTATGTCTTCAAGAAAGTGCTGCCAACGGGCAGATACATTCTGAAAGCATCGTATGCGGGCTATCACGACACGTTCGTGAACTGCGAAATCAGGAGCAGCCGCGAGGCTTTCATAAGCGTGAAACCCATCAGAATGCCCAAGATAAAGCAAAGGGAACTCGACGAGGTGGTGGTGGTAGCCACAAAAGTGAAGATGGTAATGAAAGGCGACACGATAGTCTACAATGCCGACGCCTTCAATCTTGCCGAGGGAAGTATGCTCGATGCGCTCATCAGCCGGCTTCCTAACACTACCCTGACCAAAGACGGAGAGATATACGTGAACGGAAAATACGTGCAGAGCCTGCTCGTGAACGGACAGGAGTTCTTTGCTGGAAACCCCAAGCTCGCACTCGAGAACCTTCCTTCCTACACGGTAAACAAGGTAAAGGTCTACGATCAGGAGGGAAGTGCGTCCAGAATGATGGGCAAGGATATGGGCGACAAGTCATACGTGATGGACGTAAGGCTCAAGAAGGAGTATTCCGTGGGCTATATGGGAAACATTGAGGCGGGAATCGGAACGGAGAAACGCTATCAGGCACGCGCCTTCGGTATGAAGTTCTCGGAAAAGGAACGCCTCGGCGCATTCGTGAATATGAACAACCTGAACGACAACCAGCGTGCGGCACTCTCGGGAGAATGGTCGCCACAGGACGTGGGCAACGGTCTTCTCACAACGAAAAGCGCAGGCGTGAGCTACATCCGGTTCCTGAACAATATGTTCTCTTGGTTCAGCACCGACAACACGTGGACGCATACCAATGCCAATATTCAATCCGTGTCGAACAGTCAGACTTTCCTGACCGGAGGAGATGCCTACCAATACAGCAGAAACGTGTTTATGAACAGTTCCGACAACTGGCAGACCAACAACAGTCTGCTCATAGAGGGCGACAGCTATTCTACCACCAACTTCCTCAAGGCATCCTATCTGCGCAAGAACGGACTGGGGAACATTGAGACGGAAACATCGGATGAAACATCGCCTCTCAACCGTATGCTTTCTGCCAACAGCCTGAAATCGGACAATTTCGATTTCAGCGCAGAGCATTCAAGCAGATACAAGGTTATTGCAGACCTGATAAGATGGGGTGTAAGCCTGAAGCTGAACAGGAACACACAGGAGAACTTCGCTATGGACGACCTGCAGGGACTGACAGGTTTAAAGCCGCGCGACTACCGAAACAATTATCTCGATGCGCTCAACCAGAGCCTGAGACTGTCCTCCAACATCAGCTATGACTACGGTATAGGCAATATCCATTTGCAGCCCGGCTATCAATACACTTATAACTACATCAAGACCGAGAATCTGCTCTACCGTCTCGACAAACTTTCGGGCAGAGACAGCAGCCGATACGACCTTCTTCCTTCTGCCATTGATGCACTGAAGAACGTCATCGACCACAACAACACCTATCAGTACCGTGAATACAGAAACGAGCACAGGTTCAACTTCCATTATATGAACCTGCATTCAAAGTTCCTGAACGCCGAGGTGCTCGTCAATCTGCCGCTGCGCCTTGCTCACGCACATCTCTACTACGACCGGATGGGACGGCACAACGTGGTGCGCAACAGATGGTTCTTCGAGCCTGACTTGTGGCTGAAGGGCGAAAAGGACTGGGATTTCACGGCAAAGATGTATTCCGAGCTGCCCGACCTCACTGCTATGGTGGGTTATCGCGACGACAGCAATCCCCTGAACATTATGCTCGGAAATCCCGAACTGAAAGACATTCACCACTACGAAGTGAATGCGGGCAAGACTTTCAGGGGCGCAAACCAACTGAATCTCAGCATAAGGATGGGCTATCACAGGATTGACAATGCCACAGCCTACGCACTGACCTTCGACAGACAGACCGGTATTTCCACTCTTCAGCCGATGAGCGTGGACGGAAACTGGAACTATAATTTCGGAATGGACTTCAGCCGGGCACTCGACAAGAATCGGAAATTTACGATCAGCAATCAATTCCTTGCAGACTACAATCACAATGTGGATATGGCGACCGTTGCCGGAGGAACGGAAAGTCAGCGCAGCATCGTGAACAACTGGCGAATCGGCGACAATCTCAAAGTAAACTACCGCCCGAACGACAGATACGAGTTCACGCTCCACGGAGGTGGAAACTATTACTTCATCAGCAGCAAGCGCAACGGATTCGAGAATATCCACGCAGGCGACTACAACGTGGGAATGAATGCACAGATAGAATTGCCGCTCGATTTCCAACTTACCACCGACATTACGATGTTTGCCCGACGTGGTTACCAACAGTCGGAAATGAACACAACCGACTGGGTATGGAACGCACAGCTTACCCGAGACATCATAAAAGGAAAACTGCTCGCAAAGCTGCAAGGCTTCGACCTTCTTCATCAGCTTTCCAACACGCAGTACCTGATGAATGCGCAGGGAAGAACCGAAACGTGGCGCAACAGCATTCCCCGATACGTGATGCTCACGCTCGCCTATCGCTTCAATGTCAATCCGAAAAGATGA
- a CDS encoding carboxypeptidase-like regulatory domain-containing protein, with translation MIKEIRMFTAVLFLCLAQTVLAQITITGTVTDKGGSPIPSAIVKSVDATTKKTTAYCSTNLDGKFSIKTKVGNELQITAMSYRKWQMPVKENMAEQHLVLEEDPKALDEVIVKAAPVKLNGDTIKYLLGAYAKPGDRTLADVLARIPGVEVDKSGVISYEGRSISNFYIEGMDMLGGKYGAATKTLPQGDVATVEVMKHHQPIRVLDDFIYSDESAINIRMKKGAKAHWIASFNSGGGYKSKGALWSFETFAMRLKQNWQTIITYKTNNTGKNIVTETSDIFSFNDLNSKLNQLISLPLPANSSLERRSLFNRSHALSLNMLQRINESSQVNFQITYTNDRQEGNSQRTAEYFTNRGNRTTDNHKHYTAKTNELFAKIKYENNANRQYLKNELSTNLNWNRQLLTERGTHPHDMNGNLPVFTLKDNLTVMRKYGNRLFSLESRNIMEVRPHQLAVDSLRQDINQHYYETDTRISGSFRLGKLILTGKIGANAARYQFSSRLSGVSDSIGTLAGRSRFSMLRLYASPNMEYKWADFIFTLSSEISYNQYKYSLDRRKSRTLFSPNLHIRWNATPRFTFSFNGNIGQSEVDPNQFYPTLVLEDYEYIHKGLADYRIGRDKSADFILRYNNALQGTSLLLSLNRTINTTPYTTSQHYAGDYIILGLVPQETKNNLWSVRFVGAQGIGFLKGKLNVRAIYNRLKSNLIQNDEPMPFNTKTLNLSAGLTIGLIPRVDCGYNLHYTFHQSAMPSLATTSNINNWKHEGYVRFPILRQLTAEAKAEYYHNQMANNLFKDIFFADFSIRYAFNKFDVTLELNNILNKKNYGYGINGTLIHSYSNLEIRGREIMLTLYYKP, from the coding sequence ATGATAAAAGAAATACGGATGTTCACAGCAGTATTGTTCCTGTGTCTAGCACAAACTGTCCTTGCACAAATAACCATTACCGGAACCGTAACCGATAAGGGTGGCAGTCCCATACCGTCTGCCATCGTGAAGAGCGTCGATGCGACTACCAAAAAGACCACAGCCTATTGCAGCACCAATCTCGATGGGAAGTTCAGCATCAAGACAAAAGTTGGAAATGAGCTTCAAATCACGGCAATGAGTTACAGGAAATGGCAGATGCCGGTAAAGGAGAATATGGCAGAACAGCATCTCGTACTGGAAGAAGACCCGAAGGCATTGGATGAGGTAATCGTGAAAGCAGCCCCCGTAAAGCTCAACGGCGATACAATAAAATATCTTCTGGGGGCTTATGCCAAGCCCGGCGACCGTACTTTGGCAGATGTTCTGGCACGCATTCCGGGAGTGGAGGTGGATAAATCGGGAGTCATTTCATACGAAGGGCGCAGCATCAGCAACTTCTACATAGAGGGAATGGATATGTTGGGCGGCAAATACGGTGCTGCCACGAAAACGTTGCCGCAAGGCGATGTTGCCACCGTAGAGGTAATGAAGCACCATCAGCCCATCCGTGTGTTGGATGATTTTATTTATTCCGACGAAAGTGCCATCAATATCCGTATGAAAAAAGGAGCAAAAGCACATTGGATAGCTTCTTTCAATTCGGGTGGAGGCTATAAAAGCAAGGGAGCATTGTGGAGTTTTGAAACCTTTGCAATGCGATTGAAGCAGAACTGGCAAACCATCATTACCTATAAAACCAACAATACGGGCAAGAACATTGTAACAGAGACGTCCGACATATTTTCCTTCAACGACTTGAACAGCAAACTCAACCAACTCATTTCCCTACCCTTGCCCGCAAACAGCAGCTTAGAGCGACGCTCCTTATTCAACAGAAGCCACGCGCTGAGCCTGAATATGTTGCAGCGCATCAATGAATCGTCGCAGGTAAACTTCCAAATTACCTATACCAACGACCGTCAAGAGGGAAATTCGCAGCGTACTGCCGAGTATTTCACGAACAGGGGAAACAGAACAACCGACAACCACAAGCATTATACAGCAAAGACCAATGAACTCTTTGCCAAGATAAAATACGAGAACAATGCCAACAGGCAGTATCTGAAGAATGAACTTTCCACTAACCTGAACTGGAACAGACAGCTCCTGACCGAGCGTGGCACCCATCCACACGATATGAATGGCAATCTTCCTGTTTTTACGCTGAAAGACAATCTCACGGTTATGCGCAAATACGGCAACCGTCTGTTTTCCTTGGAATCACGAAACATTATGGAAGTACGTCCCCATCAGTTGGCTGTGGACTCGCTTCGGCAAGATATCAATCAGCACTATTACGAAACGGACACAAGGATTTCGGGCAGCTTTCGCCTCGGCAAGCTCATCTTGACAGGAAAGATTGGTGCAAACGCAGCACGCTATCAGTTTTCTTCCCGGCTTTCAGGCGTGTCCGACAGCATCGGAACGCTTGCAGGGAGAAGCCGTTTCTCTATGCTCCGTCTCTATGCCAGCCCGAATATGGAATACAAATGGGCAGATTTCATCTTCACGCTTTCTTCCGAGATTTCCTATAATCAATATAAATATAGCCTCGACAGGCGTAAATCCCGCACTTTGTTCTCGCCCAATCTTCACATTCGCTGGAATGCAACTCCACGTTTCACTTTCTCTTTCAATGGCAACATCGGACAATCGGAAGTAGACCCCAACCAGTTCTATCCCACCCTTGTGCTGGAAGACTATGAGTATATTCACAAGGGACTGGCAGATTACAGAATCGGAAGGGACAAGAGTGCAGACTTTATCCTGAGATACAACAATGCTCTGCAAGGCACATCGCTGCTATTGAGCCTGAACCGAACAATCAATACAACGCCCTATACCACCTCGCAGCACTATGCAGGCGACTACATCATACTCGGACTGGTGCCACAGGAGACGAAGAACAATCTGTGGAGCGTGAGATTCGTGGGAGCGCAAGGCATAGGATTTCTGAAAGGAAAACTGAATGTCAGGGCTATATACAATCGTCTGAAATCGAACCTTATACAGAATGACGAGCCAATGCCGTTCAATACCAAGACCTTGAACCTCAGTGCAGGGCTGACCATCGGCTTAATTCCACGGGTAGATTGCGGCTACAACCTTCATTACACCTTCCATCAGTCGGCGATGCCATCGCTTGCCACCACCTCCAACATCAACAACTGGAAGCACGAGGGCTATGTTCGCTTCCCCATTCTCAGGCAATTAACTGCCGAGGCAAAAGCAGAATACTATCACAATCAGATGGCAAACAATCTGTTTAAAGACATCTTCTTTGCAGATTTCTCTATAAGATACGCCTTTAATAAGTTTGACGTAACGCTGGAACTCAATAATATCCTGAACAAGAAAAACTATGGCTACGGCATCAATGGCACGCTGATTCACAGTTATAGCAATTTGGAGATACGTGGAAGGGAAATAATGCTGACCCTGTACTACAAGCCATAA
- a CDS encoding GLPGLI family protein, which yields MNDFIYRNLEQGKVTTYTYIMFDKYVITEDISTPEWIINEDSVINVLGMECKKATADFRGRHWEVWYTEQIPVSLGPWKLNGLPGLILKANCPGLMSIEATSVSNKNLESVTFYNPLSFKYMPINRKVFLKKMHTPGAYPNGGMGETIERDWE from the coding sequence ATGAACGACTTTATCTATCGAAACCTCGAACAGGGAAAAGTTACCACCTATACCTATATTATGTTCGACAAGTACGTGATTACCGAAGATATTTCCACGCCTGAATGGATCATCAACGAGGACTCGGTAATCAATGTATTGGGAATGGAATGCAAGAAAGCAACGGCAGACTTCCGCGGACGCCATTGGGAAGTGTGGTACACCGAACAGATACCCGTTAGTCTTGGTCCTTGGAAACTGAATGGCCTCCCGGGGTTGATTCTGAAGGCAAATTGTCCTGGTCTGATGTCAATCGAAGCCACCAGCGTCAGCAACAAGAACCTTGAATCGGTAACATTCTATAATCCTTTGAGCTTTAAGTATATGCCCATCAACCGGAAAGTGTTCCTAAAGAAGATGCACACTCCGGGGGCTTATCCAAACGGGGGGATGGGAGAAACCATAGAACGGGATTGGGAATAA
- a CDS encoding GLPGLI family protein, producing MKIFFLGFLLLLFNFQNCKSQDTHIIEPCLMEISYQESYNGMGSNFALRIGKNHSQYFCYDKLRSDSLGSNQETGMILLNELLDAAKNRQDKSKQKGTGPGCDEYTYRNIEKNTFTTYAQIVSTSYRIEETIPQQDWTINEDTTMLILGFNCYMATTHFRGRDWTVWYTEEIPVQQGPWKLGGLPGLILSAESKDFVNLKAIAVNTGNLTPITFYNYWNKKFEDVEREAFLKISNNHTLYPKGTIMTPKFELE from the coding sequence ATGAAAATCTTTTTCTTGGGATTTCTTTTACTTCTTTTCAATTTTCAGAATTGTAAAAGCCAAGATACGCATATAATAGAACCCTGCCTTATGGAGATTTCATATCAGGAATCTTATAACGGAATGGGAAGCAACTTTGCCTTACGCATAGGAAAAAATCATAGCCAATATTTCTGTTATGACAAGTTGCGTTCCGACTCTCTTGGAAGCAATCAAGAAACAGGAATGATTCTTTTAAACGAATTGTTGGATGCTGCTAAAAACAGACAAGATAAATCCAAACAGAAAGGGACAGGGCCCGGATGCGATGAGTATACGTATCGAAATATCGAAAAGAATACTTTTACAACTTATGCGCAAATTGTCAGCACCTCTTATAGAATTGAAGAAACGATTCCTCAACAGGACTGGACTATCAATGAAGACACTACAATGCTGATACTTGGATTCAACTGCTATATGGCTACAACGCATTTTCGAGGAAGGGACTGGACTGTATGGTACACCGAAGAAATACCTGTGCAGCAAGGACCGTGGAAATTAGGAGGACTGCCCGGGCTTATTCTTTCTGCCGAGAGTAAAGATTTTGTAAACTTGAAAGCTATTGCCGTCAATACCGGGAATCTAACGCCAATAACATTCTATAACTACTGGAACAAGAAATTCGAGGACGTGGAGAGGGAGGCTTTTCTAAAGATTTCAAATAATCACACGCTATATCCCAAAGGCACCATTATGACTCCTAAATTTGAATTGGAATGA